TTGGCCAGCATCGCCTGCTGGCGCTCGAACTGCGCCTGCTGCTGCACCTCGGCGATGGCGCGCTGCTGGCGGTAGAATTCATAGTCGCCGGAATAGGACGTCAGCGCGCCGCCGTCGATCTCGACGATCTTGCCGACGATGCGGTTCATGAACTCGCGGTCGTGCGAGGTCATCAGGATGGCGCCGTCGAACCCCTTCAGGAAGTTCTCCAGCCAGATCAGGCTTTCGAGGTCGAGATGGTTGCTCGGTTCGTCGAGCAGCATCACGTCGGGCCGCATCAACAGGATCTTGGCCAGCGCCACGCGCATCTTCCAGCCGCCCGACAGCTTGCCGACATCGCCGTTCATCATCTCCTGGCTGAAGCCGAGACCGTCGAGCACCTCGCGGGCGCGGCCGTCCAGCGCATAGCCGTCCAGTTCGTCGAATTTGTGCTGCACCTCGCCATAACGGGCGATGATATCGTCCATATCGTCGGCGCGATCGGGATCGCCCATGGCGGCTTCCAGCTCGGCCATCTCGGCCGCCAGCGTGCTGACCGGGCCGACGCCGTCCATCACTTCGGCCACGGCGCTGCGGCCGGACATGTCGCCGACATCCTGGCTGAAATAGCCGATCCTGACGCCACGATCGGTGGAGACCTGGCCTTCGTCGGGCAGCTCCTCGCCGGTGATCATGCGGAACAGCGTGGTCTTGCCGGCGCCGTTCGGGCCGACCAGCCCGACCTTCTCGCCGCGCTGGATGGTGGCGGAGGCTTCGATGAAGACGATCTGCTTGCCGTTCTGCTTGCCGATGTTTTCGAGACGGATCATGATTTCGGGCCTGGGGAAAGGTGCGGGCTGCCGCGCCATCGAAGACGGCCGCGAAGGAGTGGGTCGTTAATCATCCCCTCCGGCCCGGCGCAAGGGCCGTGACCGGATTTGCGACCGATTATCGCGCTAGGCGACGGTCGAGTGGTCTCGCTTTCCGCAAAAGCAATCCGCGCGGATCGCGCGCCGCATCACTCCAGCGCGCGAGAAGCAGGCGCACGTTTTGCCTGGTAGCAGCTACGACCCAAAGACAATTGCCTGCCGTCCTTTGGCAGTCCCTGCCTTCAGGCGCTCCAATGCACTGGTCGCCTCGGCGAGCGTAACGCGCTGCACCTGTGCCTCGAACGGCTGTGCTTCATGCAGCTGGATCAGTTCGCGTATCTGTGCCCGTGTGCCGACGCTGGTCCCTGTTATCCACACACCGCTGGCCGTAAGCCACTCCTGGTTAAGCGGCACCGGTTGCGAAACCATCGCGGCTGCAATGATCCTGCCGCGCGGCCGGATGGCTGCAACCATGGCATCCCAGATGGCTGGCGTTGGCGCGAAGTTGATACAGACATGCGCTCGCAGGCCGGCGGGCCAGCCAGCGGCCAGGCCCGGCGACGCAAGGAGCGTGTGCCGCGCACCAAGCGAAGCAGCGATCTGCAGCTTGGCCTCGTCCGTGTCGACGGCAACGACTGTCGCCCCGAGCCGCTGGGCGATCTGGACAGCATAGAGACCCAGGCCGCCGCAGCCGAAGACGGCGCAGATTTCCCCGGCGCCCAGTCCCGCCCGTTTCACGGCGCCAAAGGCGGTCAGGCCCGCGCACATCAAAGGCGCAAGCAGTGCGGCATCGCCCTCATCCGGCATGGGCACGGCGAAACGGGCATCGGCGACGACATATTCGGCAAAAGTGCCCGCGACATCGAAACCGTGAGCCCGCTGGTGCTGGCAGAACGATTCCATGTCGGAGTGGCATTCATCGCAGTGGCCGCATGTATCGTGAAGCCACGCGACGCCGGCACGATCGCCAGGGTGCCAGTCTGCAACGCCGGCCCCCACTTCTTCCACCCTGCCGACACCCTCGTGGCCAAGAATCCGGGTCGGTTGTCCCGATGCGGGCCGCAAATGTCCCTGCCAGATATGCACATCCGTATGGCAAATGCCGCTCGCCTCCAGGCGAACAAGGATTTCTCCCGGCCCCGGTACAGGCCGAGCTACGTTCATGACACGCAGCGGTTGGCCCGCGTGCTCGAATAAGGCTGCAAGCATCGTGTTGCCCATCGTCTATTGGCCCAAGGCGCTCTTCACGGCCTGCAAGCCTGGCTGACCGTCATAGGTCGAGACACCGTCCAGCCATTTGGCGAGCTTGTCGGGGTTGCGCTTGATCATCTCGCGAGCGGCGACATCGGCGGACTTTCCCTGGCGCAGGATCATCTGCATGCCATAGTTTTCATAGTCGAGGTCGAAAGCGAGATTGGCAAACAACTTGGCCGCGTTCGGGCAGTCTGCCGAAAAGCCATGACGAGCGATTGTGCGGACAGTTGCACCGCCAAAGTTCGGTCCGAACTCGACATCGCCACCAGACAGGTAGGTCATGTTGTAATCGAGGTTCATCGGATGTGGCTCCCAGCCGAGGAACACAACCCAATTCTTGTCCGCCACGGCGTTCGAGACCTGGGTCAGCATCGCGGCTTCGCTGGACTCCACAATCTCCCAGTCGCCGAGCCCGTGTCGGTTGGCTGCCACCATGTCGAGCAGCGGCTTGTTCGAGCCAGCTTCGATCCCGTAGATCTTGCGCCCGAATTTGTCGGCGTGGGCGGCAAGATCATCGAAGCTTTTTATCCCCTGGTCCGAAACATTTTTCGGAACGGCCAGCGTGTATTTCGCGCCCTCCAAATTCACGCCCAGCACCTCGACGGAGCCCTCGTCGAAAAAGGACTTGTATTCCTCGTCCTGGACAGGCCGCCAATTGCCGAGGAAGACATCCATGTCACCCTCTTTCAGGGCGGAATAGGTCACGCCGAGGCCGAGCAGGGTCTGCGAGGCATCGTAGCCCAGACCGTTGAGGATCAATTGGGCGGTCGTGTTGGTGAGCGCGATGTCGGTCCATCCGAGATCCGCGATCCGGACTTTTTGGCATCGAGCCGCATCGGCGGCCATAGCAGACGAGGTCAACAGCCCCGAAAGCAGGGCGAAAACGATTGTTGTGCGCATTTTATGTGTTCCCATTGTTGTTCTTGTGACCGTCCGCCAGACCCTAGGGGGCGCTTATTTTATGTCAATATAAAAAATTGTATGATCGTACAAAGAATTTGCTGCTAAGGCAGGGAATGACCAATCAAGGCAAGCGCACAAAAATTGAAGACATCAGGCGCGTGGAGTTGATAGCCGCCGCGCACCGGGTGTTCCTCGAACATGGCCTGCAAGGCATGACATCGGCGCGGATATGCCGTGAAGCCGGCATGTCGCCCGGCATCCTTGCCTACTACTTCAAAGGCAAGGACGAGGTCCTGTTCGGCATGGTGCGCTATAACAACCGCCTGCTGATGGAAGACATCATAGCGCGGATGCGTGCCGCCCAGACGAGCTGGGCGAGGTTGGAGGCGATCGTGGAGGGAAACTTTCCCGCCGCGGCTTTCACCCGCACCATCGCCAACGCCTGGCTGTCGGTCTGTTCGGAAGCGGGCACGAACCCGCAATATGCGCGGCTTCAGAAACTGTTCCATCAGCGACTGCGCTCAAATCTGGCCTCGGTATTCGGGGCGACGTTCGACATGGCTCAATTGCGTGAGGCGAGTGCGATCATCGCTGCCCTGGTAGACGGATTGTGGCTGCGCAAGGCGGTGACGGACGATATCGGACGCGACGAGGCTGTTGGCCTGGTGTTTCGCGGAATTCGCTCACTGATAACGCCCGGTGAGGAGGAGCATCTGCGCCGCTCAAAGTGGCAGGCGAAACCAGCAGGAGCGAATCCGGGTGTGGCAACGCCGCCCTCGGACAAGTGAAGCCGACCGGCCCCATCGCCGTTCCAGGGATTTGGGAGCGGACGGATTGGCGTAGCACAACGTCAGCCCCATCGCTTCACCTTGTGCCGTTGACTTGCCCTCTTCCCGCCAACACCATCGCGCCATGAATCTCCTGGCGATTTCCGGCAGCGCGCGGCTTCAATCCACCAACACGGCGCTGCTGCGCGCGCTGGCAGCGGTGGCGCCGGACGGCATCGCCGTCACCGTCTTTGACCGCATCGGCGACCTGCCGGTGTTCTCGCCGGACCTCGAGGGCGAACGCACGCCGCCCTCCGTGCGGGCCTTCATGGACCTGATCGCGACCAGCGACGGGTTGATCGTCTCCAGTCCGGAATATGTGCGCACCCTGCCCGGCGGGCTGAAGAATGCCATCGACTGGCTGGTCTCGGGCGATGCCATCGTCGGCAAGCCGATCGCGCTCGCCCACGCTTCCCATCGCGGCGACGACATGCTGGCGACGCTGCGCACCGTGCTGTCGACGGTGTCCGGCAATTTCAACGCCGAACTGTTCCTGCGTTTCCCACTGATGAAGTCATCGCCGGATGCAATCGCGGCCTTCGTTGCCGACCCGCCGAACCGGTACGTCGCTGAAACCTATCTGCGCGACGTCGCGACCTTCTGCCGGCAGTGTCGCGACCCGGAGTCGGGTGCCTGGCCGATCGATCCGTGAGGGGTTGGCGGGCGATTTTCGCCTCGGGGCGGCAGCAACTCCGTCCGGCCGACGCCGCGCGTGCCGGTCTTCGAGATTTTTGAAAGAAAAAGCGACCGTTTGCGAAGAGAACGGCCGATTTTGGCGCCAAAACAGCGCCTGTGTATCAATTCGCGCCGTGCCAGCATGGCTTTCCGGATAAGCCCTTGATGGTGCTTGCCAAAATTTTTTGACTCTCGGGCGGACGGGCCGTCTCTGTCCACATCGGACGGCCGCCGCCGGCTGCCCCTTTACTCGAAGATAATTGCCGGAGCGGCCTCGGCGGCGCCCTTGCCGGTCTCGATCTGCTGCCAGACCTTGGCGGCTATCTCCTTGTAAATCCTTGCCTCTTCGCTGTCCGGCCGGGTGGCGACCACCGGCGTGCCGGCATCCGAGCTTTCGCGGATGCCCATTTCCAGCGGCACCGCGCCGAGGAAAGGCACGCCCAGCCGCTCGGCTTCCTTCTGCGCGCCGCCATGGCCGAAAATATCGTAGCGCTTGCCGGTGTCGGGGGCGATGAAATAGCTCATGTTTTCGACGATGCCGAGCAGCGGCACGTCGACTTTCCTGAACATGTTCAAGCCTTTACGCGCATCGATCAGGGCGAGGTCCTGTGGTGTCGACACGATCACCGCGCCCGCCAGCGGCACCTGCTGGGCCATGGTCAATTGGGCATCGCCGGTGCCCGGAGGCATGTCGACCACCAATACATCTAGCGGCCCCCATTCGACTTCACGCAACATCTGGGTGAGTGCCGACATCACCATCGGACCACGCCAGATCATCGGCGTTTCCTCGTCGACGAGGAAGCCCATCGACATCACCTTGAGGCCGTAATTCTCCTTCGGTTTCAATATCTTGCCGTCCACCGTCTCGGGCTTTCCATGGATGCCGAGCAGCTTCGGCATCGACGGTCCGTAGATGTCGGCATCGAGCACGCCGACCTTCAAACCGTTGGCGGCGAGGCCGAGCGCGAGGTTGGCGGCGGTGGTCGACTTGCCGACGCCGCCCTTGCCGGAGGCGACCGCGATGATCGCCTCGATGCCCGGAACGCCGCGCTTGCCCGAGCTTTGCGACGGCGGCGCCTGGCGCGGCGCCGGCGCCGGACGCGGCGCGGAAGGCTGCGGAATGGCGGCGGGCGTGGCCGGACGCTGCGGCACCGGCGCTTCCATGCCGCCGCCCTTCTTCTCGGCGGTCAGCGCCACGACAGCGCCGGCGACACCGGGAATGGCCTTGACGACGCGCTCGGCTGCGGCGCGCAGCGGTTCCATCTCCTGCGCGCGAGCAGCTGGCACCGTGATGGAGAAAAACACTTTGGAATCAGCGATGAATATCTCCGACACCATGCCCAGATCGACGATGTTGCCGGAAAAATCCGGGCCACTGACCGTCTTCAGGCGATCGATCACGGTTTCCTTGGTGACGGTCATGGGTGCTTTCCTAGACTGGGCCTCTGCCGACCAGATAATGCAGTTTGTGACCAAGACCAAGCGGGCCACCGGATGGGCTGACAGGTGCCAGCCGCTATGGCAGGGTCAAAACCATGATCGACAAGCTGGAATTCTTCATAGCCCTGGCCCGCGAAGAGCATTTCGGGCGCGCCGCCGAAATGTGCGGGGTGACGCAGCCGACGCTGTCGGCCGGCATCAAGCAGCTGGAAGACCAGCTCGGCGTCATGCTGGTCAAGCGCGGCTCGCGTTTTCAAGGGCTTACGCCGGAAGGCGTGCAGGTGTTGACCTGGGCACGGCGCATCGTCGGCGACACGCGGTCGATGCGGGAAGAAATGCGGGCGGCCAAGCACGGGCTTTCCGGCCGCATCCGCATCGCGGCGATCCCGACCGCATTGGCCATGGTTGCCAGGCTGACGACGCCATTTCGCGAAAAGCACCCCGGCGTCACCTTTTCCGTGCTGTCGCGAACCTCGATCGAGGTTTTGTCGCTGCTCGGCAATCTCGATATCGATGCCGGCATCACCTATCTCGACAACGAACCGCTGGGACGAGTGACCAGCGTGCCGCTCTACGACGAGCGCTATCAACTGATCACCGCCGCCGGAAACGAATATTCCGATCGGGAACACGTGACATGGGAGGAGGTGTCGAGCCTGCCGCTCTGTCTGCTCACACCCGACATGCAGAACCGCCGCATCATCGACCAGCACCTGGCGGATGCCGGCGTGCAGGTGCGCCCGACGCTGGAATCGAACTCCATGATCGTGCTTTTCTCGCATATCCGCACCGGCAAATGGTCGTCGATCATGCCGCTCAACCTCGCGGAAACATTCGGTTTTTCCGAACCGATCCGGGCCATCCCGATCGTCGAGCCGGACGCCCGGCACGCCGTCGGGCTGGTGACGGCGCCGCGCGACCCGCATACCCCGCTGGTGCAGGCGCTGCTGGACGAGGCAGTGGCGCTGGCAGGCAATCTGCGCCTCGAGGCCGAAGCTAAGCTTCGTCAAAGCTCCAATCGATAGAAAATTTTTATCATACGACGAAACAGCTTTATTGATTCCAAGGGCTTGGATCGCATTTAATAGACCAATAGCGCCCAATGGCGCAGTGTCAGGGAGGGCGCTGCATGTCCGTGCAGCCTGCAAGTACCGAGATCGTTTCGCGGACCGCGGCCGTCGTGCGCGAGCTGCAAGGCCTTGAGGGCCCGCTGCTGCCGATCCTGCACAGCGTCCAGGAAGAATTCGGCTATGTGCCGCAGGAAGCGCTGCCGGTGATCGCCGAAGCGCTGAACATTTCCCGTGCCGAGGTGCATGGCGTGGCCAGCTTCTATCATGACTACCGCAAGCATCCGGCCGGTCGCCACGTGCTGAAGCTGTGCCAGGCGGAAGCCTGCCAGTCGATGGGTTCGGACGCGGTGGCCGCGAAGCTCAAACAGGCGCTTGGCATCGGCTTTCACGAGACGGCGAAGGACAATTCTGTTACACTGGAACCAGTCTATTGCCTCGGGCTGTGCGCCTGCGCGCCGTCGGCGATGCTGGATGGCCAAGTCATCGGCAGGCTGGACGACGAGGCGATCGACGACATCGTCGCGGAGGTGCGTCGATGAGCGCGACTATCTACATCCCCGGCGACTCGGGCGCGCTGGCGCTTGGCGCCGAAAAAGTTGCCAAGGCAATCGCTAAGGAACTGGCCGAGCGCGGTCTCGACGCCAGGATCGTGCGCAACGGCTCGCGCGGCGCCTATTTCCTCGAACCGATGGTCGAGGTCGAAACCGCTGGCGGTCGCCAGGCCTATGGGCCGGTGAAGGCAGCCGACGTGAAGGGCCTGTTCGATGCCGGCTTGCTGACCGGCGGCCAGCACAGGCTGGCGCTGGGCAACCCGGAAGAGATCCCGTTCTTCGCCAAGCAGACACGACTGACTTTTGCGCGCTGCGGCATCACCGACCCGCTGTCGCT
The genomic region above belongs to Mesorhizobium terrae and contains:
- a CDS encoding alcohol dehydrogenase catalytic domain-containing protein is translated as MGNTMLAALFEHAGQPLRVMNVARPVPGPGEILVRLEASGICHTDVHIWQGHLRPASGQPTRILGHEGVGRVEEVGAGVADWHPGDRAGVAWLHDTCGHCDECHSDMESFCQHQRAHGFDVAGTFAEYVVADARFAVPMPDEGDAALLAPLMCAGLTAFGAVKRAGLGAGEICAVFGCGGLGLYAVQIAQRLGATVVAVDTDEAKLQIAASLGARHTLLASPGLAAGWPAGLRAHVCINFAPTPAIWDAMVAAIRPRGRIIAAAMVSQPVPLNQEWLTASGVWITGTSVGTRAQIRELIQLHEAQPFEAQVQRVTLAEATSALERLKAGTAKGRQAIVFGS
- a CDS encoding Mrp/NBP35 family ATP-binding protein; amino-acid sequence: MTVTKETVIDRLKTVSGPDFSGNIVDLGMVSEIFIADSKVFFSITVPAARAQEMEPLRAAAERVVKAIPGVAGAVVALTAEKKGGGMEAPVPQRPATPAAIPQPSAPRPAPAPRQAPPSQSSGKRGVPGIEAIIAVASGKGGVGKSTTAANLALGLAANGLKVGVLDADIYGPSMPKLLGIHGKPETVDGKILKPKENYGLKVMSMGFLVDEETPMIWRGPMVMSALTQMLREVEWGPLDVLVVDMPPGTGDAQLTMAQQVPLAGAVIVSTPQDLALIDARKGLNMFRKVDVPLLGIVENMSYFIAPDTGKRYDIFGHGGAQKEAERLGVPFLGAVPLEMGIRESSDAGTPVVATRPDSEEARIYKEIAAKVWQQIETGKGAAEAAPAIIFE
- a CDS encoding LysR family transcriptional regulator, which encodes MIDKLEFFIALAREEHFGRAAEMCGVTQPTLSAGIKQLEDQLGVMLVKRGSRFQGLTPEGVQVLTWARRIVGDTRSMREEMRAAKHGLSGRIRIAAIPTALAMVARLTTPFREKHPGVTFSVLSRTSIEVLSLLGNLDIDAGITYLDNEPLGRVTSVPLYDERYQLITAAGNEYSDREHVTWEEVSSLPLCLLTPDMQNRRIIDQHLADAGVQVRPTLESNSMIVLFSHIRTGKWSSIMPLNLAETFGFSEPIRAIPIVEPDARHAVGLVTAPRDPHTPLVQALLDEAVALAGNLRLEAEAKLRQSSNR
- a CDS encoding NADPH-dependent FMN reductase, translating into MNLLAISGSARLQSTNTALLRALAAVAPDGIAVTVFDRIGDLPVFSPDLEGERTPPSVRAFMDLIATSDGLIVSSPEYVRTLPGGLKNAIDWLVSGDAIVGKPIALAHASHRGDDMLATLRTVLSTVSGNFNAELFLRFPLMKSSPDAIAAFVADPPNRYVAETYLRDVATFCRQCRDPESGAWPIDP
- a CDS encoding formate dehydrogenase subunit gamma, with the translated sequence MSVQPASTEIVSRTAAVVRELQGLEGPLLPILHSVQEEFGYVPQEALPVIAEALNISRAEVHGVASFYHDYRKHPAGRHVLKLCQAEACQSMGSDAVAAKLKQALGIGFHETAKDNSVTLEPVYCLGLCACAPSAMLDGQVIGRLDDEAIDDIVAEVRR
- the betI gene encoding transcriptional regulator BetI, producing the protein MTNQGKRTKIEDIRRVELIAAAHRVFLEHGLQGMTSARICREAGMSPGILAYYFKGKDEVLFGMVRYNNRLLMEDIIARMRAAQTSWARLEAIVEGNFPAAAFTRTIANAWLSVCSEAGTNPQYARLQKLFHQRLRSNLASVFGATFDMAQLREASAIIAALVDGLWLRKAVTDDIGRDEAVGLVFRGIRSLITPGEEEHLRRSKWQAKPAGANPGVATPPSDK
- the choX gene encoding choline ABC transporter substrate-binding protein, with product MRTTIVFALLSGLLTSSAMAADAARCQKVRIADLGWTDIALTNTTAQLILNGLGYDASQTLLGLGVTYSALKEGDMDVFLGNWRPVQDEEYKSFFDEGSVEVLGVNLEGAKYTLAVPKNVSDQGIKSFDDLAAHADKFGRKIYGIEAGSNKPLLDMVAANRHGLGDWEIVESSEAAMLTQVSNAVADKNWVVFLGWEPHPMNLDYNMTYLSGGDVEFGPNFGGATVRTIARHGFSADCPNAAKLFANLAFDLDYENYGMQMILRQGKSADVAAREMIKRNPDKLAKWLDGVSTYDGQPGLQAVKSALGQ